Proteins from a genomic interval of Candidatus Dormiibacterota bacterium:
- a CDS encoding HAMP domain-containing sensor histidine kinase → MSPLLAPHPAGTAPVPSTGGDALLEIPDRRPTAWAPPAAADTLVPGLWARVRAPLPLGGMCREAPCALLGAILLLGIFLLDGRFASRGTVMSLAVLPVLAATRLLPRRLLLPLVALGVALDLAGPAVHGETPLTATVQASVLLAISAVGRGATVSWLRLSDSERRGRDLATEHRRTMELEESKSDFLRLASHEVRAPLTVLLGYIGLLEDGMFGELSAAARSQVLPVLRTKVDELVGLSEAMLQAARLDDGRLELDDQLVDVRDLVRQAGARVEPMLGPRHRLGVECPPAPVQVRGDSLRLLTVLFNLLANAVKYSPDGGEVRCTVRSGQGVAVVTVSDQGIGIHAEDLPRLFTRFTRVGRGTDSEIPGTGLGLYIARQLARKHGGDIIVASKRGVGSSFTVTLPLAG, encoded by the coding sequence GTGAGCCCGCTCCTCGCCCCGCACCCCGCCGGGACCGCTCCGGTGCCCTCCACGGGGGGCGACGCCCTCCTCGAGATCCCCGACAGGCGTCCCACGGCGTGGGCGCCTCCCGCCGCCGCGGACACGCTCGTGCCCGGTCTCTGGGCCCGGGTGCGCGCCCCACTGCCGCTCGGTGGGATGTGCCGCGAGGCCCCCTGCGCGCTGCTCGGGGCGATCCTCCTCCTCGGCATCTTCCTGCTCGACGGCCGGTTCGCCTCGCGGGGGACGGTCATGTCCCTGGCGGTGCTGCCGGTGCTCGCCGCCACCCGGCTGCTGCCCCGCCGCCTGCTGCTGCCGCTGGTGGCGCTGGGGGTCGCCCTCGACCTGGCCGGTCCGGCCGTCCACGGCGAGACCCCGCTCACCGCGACCGTCCAGGCCTCCGTGCTGCTGGCGATCTCCGCGGTCGGTCGCGGCGCCACCGTCTCCTGGCTGCGCCTCTCCGACAGCGAGCGCCGCGGCCGCGACCTCGCCACCGAGCACCGCCGAACCATGGAGCTGGAGGAGTCGAAGTCGGACTTCCTGCGGCTCGCCTCCCACGAGGTGCGGGCCCCCCTCACCGTGCTGCTCGGCTACATCGGGCTGCTCGAGGACGGGATGTTCGGAGAGCTCTCGGCGGCGGCGCGCAGCCAGGTGCTGCCGGTGCTGCGCACCAAGGTCGACGAGCTGGTGGGGCTGTCCGAGGCGATGCTCCAGGCGGCGCGCCTCGACGACGGCCGGCTCGAGCTCGACGACCAGCTGGTCGACGTCCGCGACCTCGTCCGCCAGGCGGGGGCGCGGGTCGAGCCGATGCTCGGTCCCCGCCACCGGCTCGGGGTCGAGTGCCCGCCGGCGCCGGTGCAGGTGCGCGGCGACAGCCTCCGGCTGCTCACCGTCCTGTTCAATCTTCTTGCCAATGCGGTCAAATACTCACCGGACGGCGGAGAGGTGCGCTGCACGGTGCGCAGCGGTCAGGGGGTGGCGGTGGTCACGGTCAGCGACCAGGGCATCGGCATCCACGCCGAGGACCTGCCCCGGCTCTTCACCCGGTTCACGCGGGTGGGGCGCGGCACCGACTCCGAGATCCCCGGCACCGGGCTGGGGCTGTACATCGCGCGCCAGCTCGCTCGCAAGCACGGCGGGGACATCATCGTCGCCTCGAAGCGCGGGGTGGGCAGCTCGTTCACGGTGACCCTGCCCCTGGCCGGCTGA
- a CDS encoding NUDIX domain-containing protein: MPEPTSQPRPASSALAARFCPRCATELAEREVEGKLLPACGACDFIAFRDPKVVAVAVLSDGPEALWLIRRGIEPRRGEWALPGGYVDYDEHPRAAAARECHEEIGCEVEIDRLVGVHHANLVTAGVVIVAYAGRIVAGTPRACPEEVLEVRRFAVAALPPLAFATHGAIVGEWQRGAEVAPAP; the protein is encoded by the coding sequence ATGCCGGAACCGACCAGCCAGCCGCGGCCGGCGTCGAGCGCCCTCGCCGCACGCTTCTGCCCGCGCTGCGCAACCGAGCTGGCGGAGCGCGAGGTCGAGGGGAAGCTGCTCCCGGCCTGCGGCGCCTGCGACTTCATCGCGTTCCGGGACCCCAAGGTGGTGGCGGTGGCGGTGCTCAGCGACGGGCCGGAGGCGCTCTGGCTGATCCGGCGCGGCATCGAGCCGCGGCGCGGGGAGTGGGCGCTGCCGGGCGGATACGTCGACTACGACGAGCACCCCCGCGCCGCCGCCGCCCGCGAGTGCCACGAGGAGATCGGCTGCGAGGTGGAGATCGACCGGCTGGTCGGCGTCCACCACGCCAACCTGGTCACCGCCGGGGTGGTGATCGTCGCCTACGCCGGCCGCATCGTCGCGGGTACCCCCCGGGCCTGCCCGGAGGAGGTGCTGGAGGTCCGGCGCTTCGCCGTCGCCGCCCTCCCCCCGCTCGCCTTCGCCACCCACGGCGCGATCGTCGGGGAGTGGCAGCGCGGCGCCGAGGTCGCCCCCGCTCCGTGA
- a CDS encoding YceI family protein yields the protein MAITLGPGDGSIKVYTKREGMAARVGHDLTLEPTSWSAEVNLDPDDITRSSVTATVDGHSLEVVEGHGGATPLSDKDRADIKKNIAQKILPNGSISFTSTSIESSGDGRFTVSGDLTINGTTRPVRIELGQDGDRVSGRLSLRQTDFGIKPFSAMLGALKVADAIEVAVEARLPTG from the coding sequence ATGGCTATCACCCTCGGACCCGGCGACGGGAGCATCAAGGTCTACACCAAGCGCGAGGGCATGGCGGCCCGGGTGGGGCACGACCTCACCCTGGAGCCCACCTCGTGGAGCGCCGAGGTCAATCTCGACCCCGACGACATCACACGGTCGAGCGTCACCGCAACCGTGGACGGCCATTCCCTCGAGGTCGTCGAGGGACACGGTGGGGCGACCCCGCTCAGCGACAAGGACCGCGCCGACATCAAGAAGAACATCGCCCAGAAGATCCTCCCCAACGGGAGCATCAGCTTCACGTCGACCTCGATCGAGAGCTCGGGGGACGGGAGGTTCACGGTCAGCGGCGATCTCACCATCAACGGGACCACCCGGCCGGTGCGCATCGAGCTCGGCCAGGACGGTGACCGGGTCTCTGGCCGGCTGAGCCTCCGCCAGACCGACTTCGGCATCAAGCCGTTCAGCGCGATGCTCGGCGCCCTCAAGGTCGCCGACGCCATCGAGGTGGCCGTCGAGGCCAGGCTGCCCACCGGCTGA
- a CDS encoding CPBP family intramembrane glutamic endopeptidase, with product MSGTGVESRPEAGADAGRELSPWDWTDVLLSLPIAVVLVGAITLGLAAVTLPLLPQHDPELRTAISRFLSSLSLYAGVVGAVLLLVTGRRRAPLSTLGWRPVSTRWLLLALPLALAAYVLVVLAGVVGSQLFPQAHNGQPQAVRDAFGHYRLLAVVAVSVIAPVAEETFFRGFLYGWLRRRVPLWAAVTLSALVFSAAHAELALLIPIFVLGCLLALVYERSGSLLPGMIIHAVFNVIGVSLIFASGR from the coding sequence GTGAGCGGCACCGGCGTCGAGAGCCGGCCGGAGGCGGGTGCGGACGCGGGGCGCGAGCTCAGTCCGTGGGACTGGACCGACGTGCTGCTCAGCCTCCCCATCGCCGTCGTGCTGGTCGGGGCGATCACCCTCGGTCTCGCCGCTGTGACCCTCCCGCTGCTGCCGCAGCACGACCCGGAGCTGCGCACCGCGATCAGCAGGTTCCTGTCCAGCCTCTCGCTGTACGCGGGCGTGGTCGGCGCGGTGCTGCTGCTGGTGACCGGGCGCCGCCGGGCGCCGCTGAGCACCCTGGGGTGGCGGCCGGTGTCGACCCGCTGGCTGCTCCTCGCCCTCCCCCTCGCGCTGGCGGCGTACGTGCTGGTGGTGCTCGCCGGAGTGGTCGGCAGCCAGCTCTTCCCCCAGGCCCACAACGGCCAGCCGCAGGCGGTCCGCGACGCCTTCGGCCACTACCGGCTGCTCGCCGTGGTCGCGGTCTCGGTGATCGCCCCGGTGGCCGAGGAGACCTTCTTCCGCGGGTTCCTCTACGGATGGCTGCGCCGCCGGGTGCCGCTCTGGGCGGCGGTGACGCTGAGCGCGCTGGTGTTCTCCGCCGCCCACGCCGAGCTGGCGCTGCTGATCCCGATCTTCGTGCTCGGCTGCCTCCTCGCACTGGTCTACGAGCGCAGCGGAAGCCTGCTTCCCGGCATGATCATCCACGCCGTCTTCAACGTGATCGGCGTGTCTCTCATCTTCGCGTCCGGGCGCTGA
- a CDS encoding peptide ABC transporter substrate-binding protein, whose protein sequence is MGSALRLLLAALLLLAACGGGAPSATSPTGDARDPANQGGTMTVGVVQEPTSFLAAGIVDSMLFSVAVDAPIAEGLLWYRPLEETANARSLADFWRPMLATEVPTTANGDVRTSGCPAVGAGGARMVPAMCVTWKLRNDVLWHDGSRFGAHDVCATIQFFWLRYRDRNPTAVLSTAGPDQVVDCREDTATQATLSFKTQYGAYLSLGSGVYGIMPATQLENAFRGNTDLEKTPQTVDLTRGTGAPDAYRGTDTLDRIIVGTGPYVLERYEPARSITLVRNRRYWDRRHQPHLDRVIFKFVSDVKSQLDQARAGEIDFGMDYRLALLRDLQDAVRQGRLAVQTIPESGAEKIDVNMCAAARGLCGPQARVNPVTADLRVRQAMLRAIDREQIVRTIAQGQTVVPQDSWIYLGEEFIRDPSIPTTGYDPAAARRLLDEAGYRLSPACHDGRGRADAAGHCIDLDFVTTSGNTARQQAQVAVQSDLEKVGIFTNLSTLKAGRLFGSFSDGSVLYSHQFDLAMYGYTGSPEPDGWYSVYHSDCRGACPAESQVPSAANRGQGQDATGEDNPEVDRGFDEGRSSVDLARRALAYRQVERQLAHDLPELPLYQQVVVNSHTVRLHGLQRNDRVWTFNMYDWYCTGGRCQG, encoded by the coding sequence ATGGGGTCCGCGCTCAGGCTGCTGCTGGCGGCGCTGTTGCTGCTGGCGGCCTGTGGCGGAGGCGCACCCTCGGCGACCTCGCCCACCGGCGACGCCAGGGACCCCGCCAACCAGGGCGGCACGATGACCGTCGGCGTGGTCCAGGAGCCCACCTCCTTCCTCGCCGCCGGGATCGTCGACAGCATGCTCTTCTCGGTCGCCGTCGACGCCCCGATCGCCGAGGGCCTGCTCTGGTACCGGCCGCTGGAGGAGACCGCGAACGCGCGCAGCCTCGCCGACTTCTGGCGCCCGATGCTCGCCACCGAGGTGCCCACCACCGCCAACGGCGACGTGCGCACCTCGGGTTGCCCGGCGGTCGGCGCCGGCGGCGCCCGGATGGTCCCGGCGATGTGCGTCACCTGGAAGCTCCGCAACGACGTGCTCTGGCACGACGGCAGCCGCTTCGGCGCCCACGACGTCTGCGCCACCATCCAGTTCTTCTGGCTCCGCTACCGGGACCGGAACCCCACCGCGGTGCTCAGCACCGCCGGTCCCGACCAGGTCGTCGACTGCCGCGAGGACACCGCCACCCAGGCGACGCTCAGCTTCAAGACCCAGTACGGGGCCTACCTGTCGCTGGGCTCGGGGGTCTACGGGATCATGCCGGCGACGCAGCTGGAGAACGCGTTCCGGGGCAACACCGACCTCGAGAAGACGCCGCAGACCGTCGACCTGACCAGGGGGACGGGCGCGCCCGACGCCTACCGCGGCACCGACACCCTCGACCGGATCATCGTCGGCACCGGGCCCTACGTCCTCGAGAGGTACGAGCCCGCCAGGTCGATCACCCTGGTGCGCAACCGCCGCTACTGGGACCGCAGGCATCAGCCCCACCTCGACCGGGTGATCTTCAAGTTCGTCTCCGACGTGAAGTCGCAGCTCGACCAGGCCCGCGCCGGCGAGATCGACTTCGGCATGGACTACCGGCTCGCCCTCCTCCGCGACCTCCAGGACGCCGTCAGGCAGGGGAGGCTGGCGGTGCAGACGATCCCCGAGTCCGGGGCGGAGAAGATCGACGTCAACATGTGCGCCGCGGCCCGGGGGCTGTGCGGGCCGCAGGCACGGGTCAACCCGGTGACCGCGGACCTGCGGGTGCGCCAGGCGATGCTGCGGGCGATCGACCGGGAGCAGATCGTCAGGACCATCGCCCAGGGTCAGACGGTGGTGCCGCAGGACTCGTGGATCTACCTCGGCGAGGAGTTCATCCGCGACCCGTCGATCCCGACCACGGGGTACGACCCGGCGGCGGCCCGGCGCCTCCTCGACGAGGCCGGCTACCGGCTCAGCCCCGCCTGCCACGACGGCCGCGGCCGCGCCGACGCGGCCGGTCACTGCATCGACCTCGACTTCGTCACCACCTCCGGCAACACCGCCCGGCAGCAGGCCCAGGTGGCGGTGCAGTCCGACCTCGAGAAGGTGGGCATCTTCACCAACCTCAGCACCCTGAAGGCGGGCCGGCTCTTCGGCTCCTTCAGCGACGGCAGTGTGCTCTACAGCCACCAGTTCGACCTGGCGATGTACGGCTACACCGGCTCGCCCGAGCCCGACGGCTGGTACTCCGTGTACCACTCCGACTGCCGCGGCGCCTGCCCCGCCGAGAGCCAGGTGCCCTCGGCCGCGAACCGCGGTCAGGGCCAGGACGCCACCGGTGAGGACAACCCCGAGGTCGACCGCGGCTTCGACGAGGGGCGGTCCAGCGTCGACCTGGCGCGGCGGGCGCTCGCCTACCGGCAGGTGGAGCGCCAGCTCGCCCACGACCTCCCCGAGCTGCCGCTGTACCAGCAGGTGGTGGTGAACAGCCACACCGTGCGCCTCCACGGGCTGCAGCGGAACGACCGGGTGTGGACCTTCAACATGTACGACTGGTACTGCACCGGTGGGCGGTGCCAGGGGTGA
- the gcvT gene encoding glycine cleavage system aminomethyltransferase GcvT gives MAQRTALFDRHVALGARMVEFGGYEMPLQYGGIRDEHLAVRGRAGVFDISHMGEVLITGPGAEASVQRLVANDVSRLAPGAALYGVMCTEEGGIVDDVIVYRELRDRGFMVVVNAGTRHKDVAWMRDHLGPDTELADLSDELALIAVQGPRALDIVAPLCEAEVASLRPFHSTGSRVAGIDSDTSVVSRTGYTGEDGVEIYIDATHAGELWDALLDAGRDLGLLPAGLGARDTLRLEAGLRLYGQDMDETVDPFSAGLGWTVKLAKGDFCGSDALRRIAEQGPPRRTVGLRLEGRSIARHGQPVLDAGRQVGEVSSGSYSFTLGSGIATALVEPDAAGRERLDVDIRGTVASAAVVPPAFYKR, from the coding sequence ATGGCGCAGCGCACCGCCCTCTTCGACCGCCATGTCGCCCTGGGAGCGCGCATGGTCGAGTTCGGTGGCTACGAGATGCCGCTGCAGTACGGCGGGATCCGCGACGAGCACCTCGCCGTCCGCGGGCGCGCCGGCGTCTTCGACATCTCCCACATGGGCGAGGTGCTGATCACCGGCCCCGGGGCCGAGGCGTCGGTGCAGCGCCTGGTCGCCAACGACGTGTCGCGGCTGGCGCCGGGCGCCGCCCTCTACGGGGTGATGTGCACCGAGGAGGGGGGCATCGTCGACGACGTCATCGTCTACCGCGAGCTCCGCGACCGGGGATTCATGGTGGTGGTCAACGCCGGCACCCGCCACAAGGACGTGGCCTGGATGCGCGACCACCTCGGCCCCGACACCGAGCTCGCCGACCTCAGCGACGAGCTCGCGCTGATCGCGGTGCAGGGTCCGCGCGCCCTCGACATCGTAGCTCCGCTCTGCGAGGCGGAGGTGGCCTCGCTGCGGCCCTTCCACTCCACCGGCAGCCGGGTCGCCGGCATCGACAGCGACACCTCGGTGGTGTCGCGCACCGGGTACACCGGCGAGGACGGGGTCGAGATCTACATCGACGCCACCCACGCCGGCGAGCTCTGGGACGCGCTCCTCGACGCCGGCCGCGACCTCGGCCTGCTGCCCGCGGGCCTCGGCGCCCGCGACACCCTGCGGCTCGAGGCCGGGCTGCGCCTCTACGGCCAGGACATGGACGAGACCGTCGACCCCTTCAGCGCCGGGCTGGGCTGGACGGTCAAGCTCGCCAAGGGCGACTTCTGCGGCTCCGACGCGCTCCGGCGCATCGCCGAGCAGGGTCCGCCGCGGCGCACCGTGGGGCTGCGCCTCGAGGGCCGGAGCATCGCCCGCCACGGCCAGCCCGTCCTCGACGCCGGCCGGCAGGTGGGCGAGGTCAGCAGCGGCAGCTACTCCTTCACCCTCGGCTCCGGCATCGCCACCGCGCTGGTCGAGCCCGACGCCGCCGGCCGCGAGCGTCTCGACGTCGACATCCGCGGGACGGTGGCGAGCGCCGCCGTGGTCCCCCCTGCCTTCTACAAACGCTGA
- the gcvH gene encoding glycine cleavage system protein GcvH → MPDLSAFRFTATHEWVETVDGGARVGVTDFAQAQLGDVIFLELPELGTTLKPGDRFGVVESVKAASDLYSPVGGRVAEVNDALGDAPERVNQDPYGGGWLMRLEDVDEDGAKLLDGAEYARLTEAEAH, encoded by the coding sequence GTGCCCGACCTGAGCGCCTTCCGGTTCACCGCGACCCACGAGTGGGTGGAGACTGTCGACGGCGGCGCCCGCGTGGGCGTCACCGACTTCGCCCAGGCCCAGCTCGGCGACGTCATCTTCCTCGAGCTGCCCGAGCTGGGCACCACCCTGAAGCCCGGCGACCGGTTCGGCGTGGTCGAGTCGGTGAAGGCCGCGAGCGACCTCTACTCGCCGGTGGGAGGTCGCGTCGCCGAGGTCAACGACGCCCTCGGCGACGCCCCCGAGCGGGTCAACCAGGACCCCTACGGCGGGGGCTGGCTGATGCGCCTGGAGGACGTCGACGAGGACGGTGCGAAGCTGCTCGACGGTGCCGAGTACGCGAGGCTGACCGAGGCCGAGGCGCACTAG